The genome window CACCTACCGCGCGGAGAGCGAGATCAGCCGGCTGGGGCGGGGCGAGCTGACGGTCGAGCAGTGCGACCCGCTGGTGGGCGAGGTGCTGACCTCCTGCCGGGCGGTGGCGGCGGAGACCGACGGCTACTTCAGCGAGCGGGCGGGCGGCGAACTCGACCCCTCGGGCTGGGTCAAGGGCTGGGCCGTCGAACGTGCTTCGGCGCTGCTGGCCCAGGCCGGACACCCGGACCACAGCATCACCGGCGGCGGCGACGTCCGGGCCCGCGGCCGGTCCGAGGAGGGCCGGCCCTGGCGGGTCGGCGTGGTGGACCCGCACCAGCCCGACCGGGTGCTCGCCGTCCTGACGGCCGCTCACGACTTCGCCGTGGCCACCTCCGGCACCGCCGAACGCGGCGAGCACATCCTCGACCCGCGCACCCGCCGCCCGGCCGCCACCGGCATGTCCTCCGTCACCGTGGTCGGCCCGGAGCTCTCCCGCACTGACGCCTACGCCACCGCCGCCTACGCCATGGGCCCGATCCGCGCCCTGACCTGGCTGACCAAGCTGCCGGACCACGAGGCCCTCGCCGTCCTGCCGGACGGCCGCCGCCTCGGTACCCCGGGGATCAGCCGCTACCTGGGCTGACCGCCGTCCGACGGCTGCAACCGCTGCACCTCCTGGCACCTCCTGGCACCTCCTGACACCTCCTGCTCAAGGCGGACGCCGTCCAGGTCCTCCGTCCGCTAACTTGGC of Kitasatospora viridis contains these proteins:
- a CDS encoding FAD:protein FMN transferase encodes the protein MLRHAEPVMGTVVSFAVRGADDLAVLAGPIAELHRLDALFSTYRAESEISRLGRGELTVEQCDPLVGEVLTSCRAVAAETDGYFSERAGGELDPSGWVKGWAVERASALLAQAGHPDHSITGGGDVRARGRSEEGRPWRVGVVDPHQPDRVLAVLTAAHDFAVATSGTAERGEHILDPRTRRPAATGMSSVTVVGPELSRTDAYATAAYAMGPIRALTWLTKLPDHEALAVLPDGRRLGTPGISRYLG